Proteins from a single region of Strix uralensis isolate ZFMK-TIS-50842 chromosome 12, bStrUra1, whole genome shotgun sequence:
- the PIEZO1 gene encoding piezo-type mechanosensitive ion channel component 1 isoform X1, with amino-acid sequence MERRGLCAGLYWLLLPLALLAACLFRFNVLSLVYLLFLLLLPWFPGPTPHPTGGHTGRLLKALLATSILFLLAHFVFQICLYTLPVLDQLLGPSCSTWEVLARHIGVTRLDLGDIPNSVRLVAPDVGILLVSSLCLCLCRRLVPRAGAAARARRLEPLEPRERGEEEDVERRGGTADGDTPLSTRLRVTAHWLLWAAGKGLAILLLALAGITLPSASSSVYYLLFVGLCTWWACHLPASRLAFDTLCILVGVYAAGHLLCLYAYQAPFVQGVFPPPTIWARVFGFKDIILYRNCSRPNALVLNTGHPWPVYTNPGILLLLYYTVVTLVKLRRLDARRTAAPAQPPARCPARELVELESWPKDTDGVAEDTKPMLSPSTGKPGIGADNCTVHVMGNSPQPGRRSPAERLPLHTLGHVIMKQSYVCALIAMMVWSITYHSWLTFVLLLWACLIWTVRSRHHFAMLCSPFLLLYGVALCSLRYVWGMDLAPELPTRVGFMSLEQLGLVHPKYPCLDLGAMLLLTLTFWLLLRQFVKEKLLTRRCPTTPLLEVTVSDTEPSRQRDVLKALGGLVRDFYAKYWICVCAGMFIVVSFAGRLVVYKIVYMFLFLLCLTLFQVYYSLWRKVLKGFWWLVVAYTMLVLIAVYTFQFEDFPMYWRNLTGLTDEQLGDLGLEQFSVSELFSSTLIPGFFLLACILQLHYFHRPFMHITDLEHVPAAAPPPCHIPRPEELHGSRLLRDAAAAENAGMGDSDTASQVPTKWGLVLERLIVLGWTFSDTLTRGQVFVGRLLELHILKLVALYTVWVALQEVSVMNFLLVLLWAFAMPYCRFRHMASCLSTVWTCIIIVCKMLYQLKIVDPHEYSSNCTQPQLNSTNLSPEELGNSTLYRGPVDPANWFGIHKGYPNLGYIQNHLLVLLLLVFEAVVYRRQQYYRKQHQLVAPVTETIFEDISREHLDHGLISCAKYFLNYFYYKFGLEICFLMTVNVIGQRMNFMVILHGCWLVVILTRRRRAAIARLWPKYCLFLVIFLLYQYLLCVGMPPALCVDYPWRWSLALPINSALIKWLYLPDFFVAPKSTNLINDFVLLLCAAQQWRVFEAERTEEWLRAAGDNTDRLDLAQDPRNPTPNFIHCRSYLDMVKVVVFRYLFWFVLVVVFITGATRISLFGLGYLLACFYLLLFGTAMLRKPARARLVLWDCLILYNITVIISKNMLSLLSCVFVQQMQSNFCWVIQLFSLVCTVKGYYDPKEMGKDHDCSLPVEEAGIIWDSICFFFLLLQRRIFLSYYFLHVMLDLQASALQASRGVALFKASAVKSMRSHRLAEKKSLAQLKRQMERIRAKQEKYHQERLPSGTGGGQDEARPAPGGPADPSRQRERWWRPWLDHAAVLHSGEYFLFESDSEEEEEAAVPEEPRPSRQSAFQLAYQAWVTNTRTALRQQEQPESPGAEAAAGENGGREEELEAPEEAEGQEEEEEEGSERSNVVQRALNTLRFLWVLCRAMVDGLTQWLDACTREHADMSAVLRLERYVLTRRLATGENVHRGLLDELYLPPLEEPPEELSPRGAGGVDPQNGVASSGHQGATPAPGGYLQPTGSQEQVTTWGSQDNVAGSQELLALPQNRSRTASELLLSRRLYFPELEESEQFYRSHNRFLKLLLAGYLCVAAHSELLCYFIIILNNMVTASVISLFLPILVFLWAMLSIPRPSKRFWMTAIIFTEVMVVVKYLFQFGFFPWNGYAMLVRNEGKPFFPPRILGLEKSDRYIKYDLIQLLALFFHRSLLLSYGLWDHEEDPFPKKKAEAERVEDEEEEERREEAASPPLPTGEEGTEALTEPGAPGAAVGPEPEGDAVGQEEGAGATQLRFRRKRRRGKKQPDAAPEEGDGEEEEEEEEEEAKQSHAQKKLKAFGLRVKLFFLTMAQNMYQPVRRFFRDILHTQHRAATDVYAFMFLADVVDFIIIIFGFWAFGKHTAAADITSSLSDDQVPEAFLVMLLIQFTTMVIDRALYLRKTVLGKLIFQVILVFSIHLWMFFILPAVTERLFSLNTVAQLWYFVKCIYFSLSAYQIRCGYPTRILGNFLTKKYNHLNLFLFQGFRLVPFLVELRAVMDWVWTDTTLSLSNWMCVEDIYANIFIIKCSRETEKKYPQPKGQKKKKIVKYGMGGLIILFLVAIIWFPLLFMSLVRSVVGVVNHPIDVTVTLKLGGYEPLFTMSAQQQSIQPFTPQDYEALTNRFERQPVAMQFITLYGYEDIVTARIEGSSGSLWSISPPSREQMRRELQNGSSDITLRLTWTFQRDLGKGGTVEHTFDKHTTDLQPGAPQRLELAQLLQGTRDTPVQVPKLFPKYIRAPNGPEAHPVKQLLPDGEDSYLDVEVQLKRERAGAGRGGDSFLEWWVVRLKKEDPPHDGNILPMVIFNDKVSPPSLGFLAGYGIMGLYVSIVLVIGKFVRGFFSEISHSIMFEELPCVDRILKLCQDIFLVRETGELELEEELYAKLIFLYRSPETMIKWTREKE; translated from the exons ATGGAGCGGCGGGGGCTGTGTGCGGGGCTCTACTGGCTACTGCTGCCGCTCGCCCTGCTCGCCG CCTGCCTCTTCCGCTTCAACGTCCTCTCCCTGGTGTAcctgctcttcctgctgctcctgccctggttCCCGGGGCCCACCCCGCACCCCACTGGAG GTCACACCGGCCGCCTCCTCAAAGCTCTGCTGGCGACcagcatcctcttcctcctcgccCACTTTGTTTTCCAAATATGCCTCTACACGCTGCCCGTACTGGACCAGCTCCTGGGGCCCAGCT GCAGCACCTGGGAGGTCCTCGCCCGGCACATCGGGGTCACCAG gctggACTTGGGCGATATCCCCAACTCGGTGCGTCTTGTGGCGCCCGACGTTGGCATCCTGCTGGTCTCGTCcctctgcctctgcctgtgcCGCCGCCTCGTCCCCAGGGCCGGTGCTGCTGCCCGCGCCCGGAGACTGGAGCCCCTGGAACCCCGTGAGCGG ggggaagaggaggacGTGGAGCGGCGCGGTGGCACGGCCGATGGGGACACGCCGCTGAGCACCAGGTTGCGGGTGACAGCTCACTGGCTGCTCTGGGCGGCCGGGAAGGGCCTGGCCatcctgctgctggccttggctg GGATCACCCTGCCCTCCGCCTCCTCCAGTGTGTACTACCTGCTCTTCGTGGGGCTGTGCACGTGGTGGGCCTGCCACCTCCCCGCCAGCCGCCTGGCCTTCGACACCCTCTGCATCCTCGTCGGCGTCTATGCCGCCGGCCACCTCCTCTGCCTCTACGCCTACCAGGCACCCTTCGTCCAGGGGGTCTTCCCGCCCCCCACCATCTGGGCACG GGTGTTTGGCTTCAAGGACATCATCCTGTACCGCAACTGCTCCCGGCCCAACGCCCTGGTGCTCAACACTGGCCACCCCTGGCCTGTCTACACCAACCCCGGCATCCTACTCCTGCTTTACTACACCGTGGTCACCCTGGTGAAGCTGCGCCGGCTGGATGCCAGG AGAACCGCGGCGCCGGCACAGCCACCGGCGAGGTGCCCggccagggagctggtggagctggagagCTGGCCTAAAGACACCGATGGCGTGGCTGAGGACACCAAG CCCATGCTGTCCCCCAGCACCGGGAAGCCAGGCATCGGCGCCGACAACTGCACCGTCCATGTCATGGGTAACTCGCCACAGCCAG GCAGGAGGAGTCCAGCAGAGCGGCTGCCCCTGCACACCCTGGGCCACGTCATCATGAAGCAGAGCTACGTCTGTGCCCTCATCGCCATGATG GTGTGGAGCATCACCTACCACAGCTGGCTGACCTTCGTGCTGCTGCTCTGGGCCTGCCTCATCTGGACCGTGCGGAGCCGGCATCACTTTGCCATGCTCTGCtcgcccttcctcctcctctacGGTGTCGCTCTCTGCAGCCTGCGTTACGTCTGGGGCATGGATCTGGCCCCCGAGCTGCCCACCCGCGTCGGCTTCATGAGCCTTGAGCAGTTGGGGCTGGTGCACCCTAAATATCCTTGCTTGGACCTGGGGGCCATG CTCCTGCTCACCCTCaccttctggctgctgctgcggcAGTTCGTTAAGGAGAAGCTGCTAACGAGGAGGTGCCCAACCACCCCTCTCCTGGAAGTGACCGTCTCAGACACAG AGCCCAGCCGGCAGCGGGACGTGCTGAAGGCGCTGGGGGGCCTGGTGCGGGATTTCTACGCCAAATACTGGATCTGCGTCTGCGCCGGCATGTTCATCGTGGTGAGCTTCGCCGGGCGCCTCGTCGTCTACAAGATCGTCTACatgttcctcttcctcctctgcctcaccCTCTTCCAG GTGTACTACAGCCTCTGGCGCAAGGTGCTGAAGGGCTTTTGGTGGCTAGTGGTGGCCTACACCATGCTGGTGCTCATCGCCGTCTACACCTTCCAGTTCGAGGACTTCCCAATGTACTGGAGGAACCTGACGGGCCTCACCGATGAGCA GCTGGGCGACCTGGGCCTGGAGCAGTTCAGCGTCTCCGAGCTCTTCTCCAGCACCCTCATCCCAGGCTTCTTCCTCCTGGCCTGCATCCTGCAGCTCCATTACTTCCACCGCCCCTTCATGCACATCACCGACCTGGAGCACGTCCCTGCCGCTGCTCCGCCGCCCTGCCACATCCCCAG GCCCGAGGAGCTGCACGGCAGCCGGCTGCTGCGGGATGCGGCTGCTGCCGAGAACGCTGGGATGGGTGACTCCGACACCGCATCACAGG TGCCCACCAAATGGGGGCTGGTGCTGGAGCGCCTGATCGTGCTGGGCTGGACCTTCTCGGACACACTGACCCGTGGACAGGTCTTCGTGGGCCGCCTGCTAGAGCTCCACATCCTCAAGCTGGTGGCTCTCTACACCGTCTGGGTGGCCCTGCAGGAG GTATCGGTGATGAACTTcttgctggtgctgctgtgggcCTTCGCCATGCCCTACTGCCGCTTCCGCCACATGGCCTCCTGCCTCTCCACCGTCTGGACTTGCATCATCATCGTCTGTAAGATGCTCTACCAGCTAAAGATTGTCGACCCCCATGAATACTCCAGCAACTGCACCCAG CCCCAGCTCAACAGCACCAACCTGAGCCCGGAGGAACTGGGCAACTCCACGTTGTACCGCGGCCCCGTGGACCCTGCCAACTGGTTCGGCATCCACAAAGGTTACCCCAACTTGGGCTACATCCAG AACCacctcctggtgctgctgctgctggtgttcGAGGCGGTGGTGTACCGGCGGCAGCAGTACTACCGCAAACAGCACCAGCTGGTGGCCCCCGTCACCGAGACCATTTTCGAGGACATCTCCCGCGAGCACCTCGACCACGGCCTCATCAGCTGTGCCAAATATTTCCTCAACTACTTCTACTACAAGTTCGGCTTGGAG aTTTGTTTCCTGATGACGGTGAATGTGATCGGGCAGCGGATGAACTTCATGGTGATCCTGCACGGCTGCTGGCTCGTCGTCATCCTGACCCGGCGCCGGCGGGCGGCCATCGCCCGCCTCTGGCCCAAGTACTGCCTCTTCCTCGTCATCTTCCTCCTCTACCAGTACCTGCTGTGCGTGGGCATGCCGCCCGCCCTCTGCGTGG ACTACCCATGGCGCTGGAGCCTGGCCCTCCCCATCAACTCGGCGCTCATCAAGTGGCTCTACCTGCCCGACTTCTTCGTAGCCCCCAAATCCACCAACCTCATCA ACGACTTCGTGCTGCTGCTGTGCGCGGCCCAGCAGTGGCGGGTCTTCGAGGCCGAGCGCACCGAGGAGTGGCTGCGGGCGGCTGGCGACAATACTGACCGGCTCGACCTGGCACAGGACCCCCGCAACCCCACCCCCAACTTCATCCACTGCCG GTCGTACCTGGACATGGTGAAGGTGGTGGTCTTCCGCTACCTCTTCTGGTTCGTCCTGGTGGTGGTCTTCATCACCGGCGCCACCCGCATCAGCCTCTTCGGCCTCGGCTACCTGCTGGCCTGCTTCTACCTCCTCCTCTTCGGCACTGCCATGCTGCGCAAGCCGGCACGGGCTCGCCTGGTGCTCTGGGACTGCCTCATCCTCTACAACATCACTGTCATCATCTCCAAAAATATGTTGTCG ctcctctcctgcgTCTTCGTGCAGCAGATGCAGAGCAACTTCTGCTGGGTGATCCAGCTCTTCAGCCTGGTCTGCACTGTCAAGGGCTACTACGACC CCAAGGAGATGGGCAAGGACCATGACTGCTCGCTGCCCGTGGAGGAGGCGGGCATCATCTGGGACAGCAtctgcttcttcttcctccttctccagcGCCGCATCTTTCTCAGCTACTACTTCTTGCACGTCATGCTGGACCTCCAGGCCTCTGCCCTGCAAGCCTCCAg GGGTGTTGCGCTGTTCAAGGCCAGCGCTGTGAAGAGCATGCGCTCCCACCGGCTAGCTGAGAAGAAGTCGCTGGCCCAGCTGAAACGGCA GATGGAGCGGATCCGAGCCAAGCAGGAGAAATACCACCAGGAGCGGCTGCCCAGTGGCACCGGCGGGGGGCAGGATGAGGCCAGGCCAG CGCCCGGCGGCCCGGCGGACCCTTCCCGGCAGAGGGAGCGGTGGTGGCGGCCATGGTTAGACCACGCCGCAG TGCTGCATTCAGGGGAATACTTCCTCTTCGAGTCAgacagcgaggaggaggaggaggcggcagtGCCGGAGGAGCCACGGCCGAGCAGGCAGAGCGCCTTCCAG CTCGCCTACCAGGCCTGGGTGACCAACACCAGGACGGCGCTgcggcagcaggagcagccgGAGTCCCCCGGCGCCGAGGCCGCTGCAG GGGaaaatggagggagggaggaggagttggaggcTCCCGAAGAGGCTGAaggccaggaggaagaggaggaagaaggctCCG AGCGGAGCAACGTGGTGCAGCGGGCGCTGAACACCCTGCGGTTCCTGTGGGTGCTGTGCCGGGCCATGGTGGACGGGCTGACGCAGTGGCTGGACGCCTGCACCCGGGAGCACGCCGACATGTCCGCCGTCCTGCGCCTCGAGAGATACGTCCTCACGCGCCGTCTGGCCACT GGAGAGAACGTGCACCGCGGGCTCCTGGATGAGCTCTACCTGCCGCCGCTGGAGGAGCCCCCCGAGGAGCTGAgcccgcggggggccgggggggtggaCCCCCAAAACGGCGTCGCTTCCAG CGGGCACCAAGGAGccacccccgccccggggggaTACCTGCAGCCCACTGGCAGCCAGGAGCAGGTGACAACCTGGGGGTCCCAGGACAACGTGGCTGGGTCTCAGGAGCTCCTGGCCTTGCCCCAGAACCGGAGCCGGACGGCCAGCGAGCTCCTCCTGAGCAG GCGCCTGTACTTCCCCGAGCTGGAAGAGTCGGAGCAGTTTTATCGCTCCCACAACCGGttcctgaagctgctgctggcCGGGTACCTCTGTGTGGCCGCCCACTCCGAGCTGCTCTGCTACTTCATCATCATCCTCAACAACATGGTGACCGCCTCCGTCATCTCCCTCTTCCTGCCCATCCTCGTCTTCCTCTGGGCCATGCTCTCCATCCCCCGGCCCAGCAAGCGCTTCTGGATGACTGCCATCATCTTCACCGAG gtgatggtggtggtgaaaTACCTCTTCCAGTTTGGGTTCTTCCCCTGGAATGGCTACGCCATGCTGGTACGCAACGAGGGGAAGCCCTTCTTCCCCCCCCGCATCCTGGGCTTGGAGAAGAGTGACCGCTACATCAAATATGACCTCATCCAGCTCCTGGCGCTTTTCTTCCATCGCTCCCTGCTGCTG TCCTACGGGTTGTGGGACCACGAGGAGGACCCCTTCCCCAAGAAGAAAGCGGAGGCGGAGCGggtggaggatgaggaagaggaggagaggcgGGAGGAAGCAGCGTCCCCACCACTGCCGACGGGTGAGGAAGGGACGGAGGCGCTGACAGAGCCGGGGGCACCGGGCGCAGCCGTGGGACCGGAGCCGGAGGGTGATGCCGTGGGGCAGGAAGAAGGGGCCGGGGCCACGCAGCTGCGcttcaggaggaagaggaggcgggGGAAGAAGCAGCCGGATGCAGCTCCGGAGGAAG gggatggggaggaggaggaggaagaagaggaggaagaggcaaaaCAGAGCCACGCTCAGAAGAAGCTGAAGGCGTTTGGGCTGCGGGTCAAGCTCTTCTTCCTCACCAT GGCACAGAACATGTACCAGCCGGTGCGCAGGTTTTTCCGGGACATCCTGCACACCCAGCACCGAGCAGCCACCGACGTCTACGCCTTCATGTTCCTGGCTGACGTGGTTgacttcatcatcatcatcttcggCTTCTGGGCCTTCGGG AAACACACGGCGGCCGCCGATATCACCTCCTCGCTGTCGGATGACCAAGTGCCAGAGGCCTTCCTGGTCATGCTGCTCATCCAGTTCACCACCATGGTCATTGACCGCGCGCTCTACCTCCGCAAGACCGTGCTGGGCAAGCTCATCTTCCAGGTCATCCTGGTCTTCAGCATCCACCTCTGGATGTTCTTCATCCTGCCAGCTGTCACCGAAAG GTTGTTCAGCCTCAACACGGTGGCCCAGCTGTGGTACTTCGTGAAGTGCATCTACTTCTCGTTATCAGCCTACCAAATCCGCTGCGGCTACCCCACCCGCATCCTGGGCAACTTCCTCACCAAGAAATACAACCACCTCAACCTCTTCCTCTTCCAGGG gtTTCGCCTCGTGCCTTTCCTGGTGGAGCTGCGGGCCGTCATGGACTGGGTCTGGACAGACACCACGCTGTCCCTCTCCAACTGGATGTGCGTGGAGGACATCTACGCCAACATCTTCATCATCAAGTGCAGCCGCGAGACGGAGAAG AAATACCCCCAGCCCAAGgggcagaagaagaagaagatcgTGAAGTACGGCATGGGGGGCCTCATCATCCTCTTCCTCGTGGCCATCATCTGGTTCCCGCTGCTCTTCATGTCGCTGGTGCGCTCCGTGGTGGGCGTTGTGAACCACCCCATCGACGTCACCGTCACCCTCAAGCTGGGGGGGTATGAG cccctgtTCACCATGAGCGCCCAGCAGCAATCCATCCAGCCCTTCACCCCCCAGGACTACGAAGCCCTCACCAACCGGTTTGAGAGGCAGCCG GTCGCCATGCAGTTCATCACGCTCTATGGCTACGAGGACATCGTGACAGCCCGCATCGAGGGCAGCTCGGGCTCGCTCTGGAGCATCAGCCCCCCGAGCCGGGAGCAGATGCGCCGGGAGCTACAAAACGGCTCCTCCGACATCACCCTCCGCCTCACCTGGACCTTCCAGAG GGACCTGGGCAAGGGGGGGACGGTGGAGCACACCTTCGACAAACACACCACCGACCTGCAGCCCGGCGCGCCGCAGCGCCTGGagctggcccagctgctgcagggcacCCGTGACACCCCCGT GCAAGTGCCCAAACTCTTCCCCAAATACATCCGGGCGCCCAACGGCCCTGAAGCCCACCCTGTCAAGCAGCTGCTGCCAG ATGGGGAGGACAGCTACCTGGACGTGGAGGTGCAGCTGAAACGGGAGCGCGCAGGGGCCGGCCGAGGGGGTGACAGCTTCTTGGAGTGGTGGGTGGTGCGGCTGAAGAAAGAGGACCCCCCCCACGATGGCAACATCCTCCCCATGGTTATTTTCAATGATAAAGTCAGCCCCCCCAGCTTGGGCTTCTTGGCTGGTTACGG GATTATGGGGCTGTACGTCTCCATCGTGCTGGTGATCGGGAAGTTCGTGCGGGGTTTCTTCAGCGAGATCTCACACTCCATCATGTTCGAGGAGCTGCCGTGTGTGGACCGGATCCTGAAGCTGTGCCAGGACATCTTCCTGGTGCGGGAGACGGGCGAgctggagctggaggaagagctcTACGCCAAGCTCATCTTCCTCTACCGCTCCCCCGAGACCATGATCAAGTGGACGCGGGAGAAGGAGTAA